The Streptomyces sp. NBC_01775 genome includes a region encoding these proteins:
- a CDS encoding cysteine desulfurase/sulfurtransferase TusA family protein, producing the protein MSSFDAASSLPLHPVARQALLAALDEGWADPARPHREGRRARMLLDAARESAAEMLDCRPDELSFAASGTHALHTGIAGALAGRHRVGRGLVVSAVEHSAVLHAAEAHERAGGSVREVTVDRTGRVDAQEYQEALGKESALACLQSANHEVGTVQPVEETAAVCAEAGVPLLVDAAQSLPWGPAPDGWSLLTASAHKWGGPAGVGLLAIRKGVRFAAPGPADERETGRASGFENIPAIVAAAASLRAVRAEAETEGARLRAMIDRIRARVPALVPDTEVVGDPVLRLPHLVTFSCLYADGEALLHALDVAGFSVSSGSSCTSSTLTPSHVLRAMGVLSEGNVRVSLPPGTAESDVEGFLSALPGVVQGVRAQLGAAPSPSPSSASPSSAEPSAPDAASTPDTASATDAASTPDAASAPDADPTPDVGALTVDALGKRCPVPVIELAKVIEQVPPGGVVTVLADDEAAKLDIPAWCGMTGHVLVEATGTTFRVRRVEAAS; encoded by the coding sequence GTGTCCTCATTCGATGCCGCTTCTTCTCTGCCGCTCCATCCCGTCGCCCGTCAGGCGCTGCTGGCCGCGCTGGACGAGGGGTGGGCCGATCCCGCGCGACCCCACCGCGAGGGCAGGCGGGCGCGCATGCTGCTGGACGCGGCGCGCGAGAGCGCGGCCGAGATGCTCGACTGCCGTCCCGACGAGCTGTCCTTCGCCGCCTCGGGTACGCACGCGCTCCACACCGGCATCGCCGGGGCACTCGCCGGGCGGCACAGGGTGGGGCGCGGACTGGTCGTCTCCGCGGTCGAACACTCTGCCGTACTGCACGCCGCCGAGGCCCACGAGCGGGCCGGCGGCTCGGTGCGCGAGGTGACCGTCGACCGTACGGGGCGCGTGGACGCACAGGAGTACCAGGAGGCGCTCGGCAAGGAAAGTGCGCTGGCCTGTCTCCAGTCCGCGAACCACGAGGTGGGGACCGTACAGCCGGTCGAGGAGACCGCCGCCGTCTGCGCCGAGGCGGGGGTGCCGCTGCTGGTGGACGCCGCGCAGTCGCTGCCCTGGGGCCCGGCGCCCGACGGCTGGTCGCTGCTGACCGCGAGCGCCCACAAGTGGGGCGGGCCCGCGGGGGTGGGGCTGCTCGCGATCCGCAAGGGGGTGCGCTTCGCGGCGCCCGGACCGGCAGACGAGCGCGAGACCGGGCGGGCCTCCGGCTTCGAGAACATCCCCGCGATCGTCGCCGCCGCGGCCTCGCTGCGCGCCGTACGAGCCGAGGCGGAGACCGAGGGGGCGCGGCTGCGGGCCATGATCGACCGGATCAGGGCGCGGGTGCCCGCGCTGGTGCCGGACACGGAGGTCGTCGGCGATCCGGTGCTGCGGCTGCCGCACCTGGTGACGTTCTCCTGTCTCTACGCCGATGGAGAGGCACTGCTGCACGCGCTGGACGTGGCGGGCTTCTCGGTCTCCTCCGGCTCCTCGTGCACCTCCAGCACCCTGACCCCCAGCCATGTGCTGCGGGCGATGGGAGTGCTGTCGGAGGGGAACGTGCGGGTCTCCCTGCCGCCGGGGACGGCGGAGTCCGACGTGGAGGGGTTCCTTTCGGCGCTGCCCGGGGTGGTGCAAGGGGTGCGGGCCCAGCTGGGAGCCGCACCCTCCCCTTCCCCTTCTTCCGCTTCCCCTTCTTCCGCCGAGCCGTCCGCGCCGGATGCGGCATCCACCCCCGACACGGCGTCCGCCACGGATGCCGCGTCCACCCCCGATGCCGCGTCCGCCCCGGATGCCGACCCCACCCCGGACGTCGGCGCGCTTACCGTCGATGCCCTGGGCAAGCGGTGCCCGGTACCGGTGATCGAGCTGGCCAAGGTGATCGAGCAGGTGCCGCCCGGAGGCGTGGTGACGGTGCTCGCCGACGACGAGGCGGCGAAGCTGGACATTCCGGCCTGGTGCGGGATGACGGGGCACGTGCTGGTCGAAGCCACCGGCACCACGTTCCGGGTACGCCGGGTCGAAGCGGCGAGCTAG
- the ctaC gene encoding aa3-type cytochrome oxidase subunit II, translating into MSPNGSDRSSRRPMRRKLQQALAAGLVLATATGCTSKDFPRLGMPTPVTDEAPRILSLWQGSWAAALAVGVLVWGLILWSVIFHRRTRSKVEIPPQTRYNMPIEALYTVVPIIIVAVLFYFTARDETKLLATSKKPTHVVNVVGYQWSWGFNYVEDVDGDAKTDVNTDHALDKELKAIPDRMAKGFPKGAEGVYDAGTPAERNPQNNNPGPTLWLPKGEKVQFILTSRDVIHSFWVVPFLMKQDVIPGHVNRFEVTPNKEGTFMGKCAELCGVDHSRMLFNVKVVSPERYQKHLEALAKKGQTGYIPAGTASIGDAKNAETNNP; encoded by the coding sequence GTGAGTCCCAACGGCTCCGACCGCTCGTCGCGGCGCCCGATGCGGCGGAAGCTGCAGCAGGCGCTGGCCGCGGGCCTGGTCCTGGCGACCGCGACCGGTTGCACATCAAAGGACTTCCCCCGCCTCGGAATGCCCACCCCGGTAACGGACGAGGCTCCGCGGATCCTCTCCCTGTGGCAGGGCTCCTGGGCGGCTGCGCTCGCCGTGGGCGTGCTGGTGTGGGGCCTGATCCTGTGGAGCGTCATCTTCCACCGGCGGACGCGGTCCAAGGTCGAGATCCCTCCGCAGACCCGGTACAACATGCCCATCGAGGCGCTGTACACGGTGGTCCCGATCATCATCGTGGCGGTGCTCTTCTACTTCACCGCGCGCGATGAGACCAAGCTTCTGGCGACATCGAAGAAGCCCACGCACGTGGTCAACGTCGTCGGCTACCAGTGGAGCTGGGGCTTCAACTACGTCGAGGACGTGGACGGCGACGCCAAGACGGACGTCAACACCGACCATGCCCTGGACAAGGAGCTGAAGGCCATCCCGGACCGGATGGCCAAGGGCTTCCCCAAGGGCGCCGAGGGCGTCTACGACGCAGGCACCCCCGCTGAGCGGAACCCGCAGAACAACAACCCGGGTCCGACGCTGTGGCTGCCCAAGGGCGAGAAGGTCCAGTTCATCCTGACCTCCCGCGACGTCATCCACTCCTTCTGGGTCGTGCCGTTCCTCATGAAGCAGGACGTCATCCCGGGCCATGTCAACCGCTTCGAGGTGACCCCCAACAAGGAGGGCACCTTCATGGGCAAGTGTGCCGAGCTGTGCGGCGTCGACCACTCCCGGATGCTCTTCAACGTGAAGGTCGTCTCCCCGGAGCGCTACCAAAAGCACCTGGAGGCTCTGGCGAAGAAGGGCCAGACCGGATACATCCCGGCGGGTACCGCCAGTATCGGCGACGCCAAGAATGCGGAGACGAATAACCCGTGA
- the ctaD gene encoding aa3-type cytochrome oxidase subunit I, producing MSILNEPQGAATATAEAAPPVRRKSPGNVVVSWLTTTDHKVIGSLYLITSFVFFIIGGVMALFMRAELARPGMQLLSNEQFNQAFTMHGTIMLLMFATPLFNGFANWIMPLQIGSPDVAFPRLNMFAYWLYLFGSIIAVGGFITPQGAADFGWFAYSPLSDAVRSPGVGADMWIMGLALSGFGTILGSVNFITTIICMRAPGMTMFRMPIFTWNVLLTGVLVLLAFPVLAAALFALEADRKFGAHVFDAGNGGALLWQHLFWFFGHPEVYIIALPFFGIVSEVIPVFSRKPMFGYIGLIAATVSIAGLSVTVWAHHMYVTGGVLLPFFSFMTFLIAVPTGVKFFNWIGTMWKGSLSFETPMLWTVGFLITFLFGGLTGVILASPPMDFHVSDSYFVVAHFHYVVFGTVVFAMFAGFHFWWPKFTGKMLDERLGKITFWTLFVGFHGTFLVQHWLGAEGMPRRYADYLAADGFTALNTVSTISSFLLGLSMLPFFYNVWKTHKYGKKVEVDDPWGYGRSLEWATSCPPPRHNFLTLPRIRSESPAFELHHPEISALDQIENVDSDEKALAGSKEAGK from the coding sequence GTGAGCATCCTCAACGAACCCCAGGGTGCCGCCACAGCCACGGCAGAGGCAGCACCGCCGGTACGCCGTAAGAGCCCCGGAAACGTCGTCGTCTCGTGGCTGACGACGACGGACCACAAGGTCATCGGCAGCCTGTACCTGATCACGTCGTTCGTGTTCTTCATCATCGGCGGCGTCATGGCGCTCTTCATGCGCGCCGAGCTGGCCCGTCCGGGTATGCAGCTCCTGTCGAACGAACAGTTCAACCAGGCGTTCACCATGCATGGCACGATCATGCTGCTGATGTTCGCCACTCCGCTGTTCAACGGCTTCGCGAACTGGATCATGCCGCTCCAGATCGGTTCTCCCGATGTGGCCTTCCCGCGGCTGAACATGTTCGCGTACTGGCTCTACCTCTTCGGCTCGATCATCGCCGTCGGCGGCTTCATCACCCCGCAGGGCGCCGCCGACTTCGGCTGGTTCGCCTACTCGCCGCTCTCGGACGCGGTCAGGTCGCCCGGCGTCGGCGCCGACATGTGGATCATGGGTCTGGCCCTCTCCGGCTTCGGCACGATCCTCGGTTCGGTCAACTTCATCACCACGATCATCTGCATGCGCGCTCCGGGCATGACGATGTTCCGGATGCCGATCTTCACCTGGAACGTGCTGCTCACCGGTGTGCTGGTGCTGCTGGCCTTCCCGGTCCTGGCCGCCGCGCTGTTCGCCTTGGAGGCGGACCGAAAATTCGGGGCGCATGTCTTCGACGCCGGAAACGGAGGAGCGTTGCTGTGGCAACACCTCTTCTGGTTCTTCGGCCATCCAGAGGTGTACATCATCGCGCTGCCGTTCTTCGGCATCGTCTCCGAAGTCATTCCGGTCTTCAGCCGCAAGCCGATGTTCGGCTACATCGGACTGATCGCCGCCACCGTTTCCATCGCCGGTCTCTCGGTGACGGTCTGGGCGCACCACATGTACGTCACAGGCGGCGTGCTCTTGCCGTTCTTCTCGTTCATGACCTTCTTGATCGCGGTGCCGACCGGTGTGAAGTTCTTCAACTGGATCGGCACCATGTGGAAGGGATCGTTGTCCTTCGAGACACCGATGCTGTGGACCGTCGGCTTCCTGATCACCTTCCTGTTCGGCGGTCTGACCGGCGTCATCCTGGCCTCGCCGCCGATGGACTTCCACGTCTCGGACTCGTACTTCGTCGTCGCGCACTTCCACTACGTCGTCTTCGGCACCGTGGTCTTCGCGATGTTCGCCGGATTCCACTTCTGGTGGCCGAAGTTCACGGGCAAGATGCTGGACGAACGGCTCGGGAAGATCACCTTCTGGACCCTGTTCGTCGGCTTCCACGGCACCTTCCTCGTCCAGCACTGGCTGGGCGCCGAGGGCATGCCGCGCCGGTACGCCGACTACCTGGCGGCCGACGGCTTCACCGCGCTGAACACCGTCTCCACGATCAGCTCGTTCCTGCTCGGCCTGTCGATGCTGCCGTTCTTCTACAACGTCTGGAAGACGCACAAGTACGGCAAGAAGGTCGAGGTCGACGACCCGTGGGGCTACGGCCGCTCACTCGAATGGGCGACCAGCTGCCCGCCGCCGCGGCACAACTTCCTCACGCTGCCGCGTATCCGCTCCGAATCCCCCGCCTTCGAGCTGCATCACCCTGAGATCTCCGCCCTCGACCAGATCGAGAACGTGGACTCGGACGAGAAGGCGCTGGCCGGCAGCAAGGAGGCCGGGAAGTGA
- a CDS encoding cytochrome c oxidase subunit 4, which produces MKIQGKMFLGLALFLLAVAIIYGLWSKEPVGTTGLFLAFGLSVMIGYYLAFTARRVDTGAQDNKQADVADDAGELGFFSPHSWQPLLLGLGGAFAFLGVALGWWLVYVSAPLLLIGLFGWVFEYYHGENRTQ; this is translated from the coding sequence GTGAAGATCCAGGGCAAGATGTTCCTTGGGCTGGCGCTGTTCCTCCTGGCGGTGGCCATCATCTACGGCCTGTGGTCGAAGGAGCCCGTGGGCACCACGGGTCTCTTCCTGGCCTTCGGCCTCTCGGTGATGATCGGCTACTACCTGGCGTTCACCGCGCGCCGGGTGGACACCGGGGCGCAGGACAACAAGCAGGCAGACGTCGCGGACGACGCCGGTGAGCTGGGCTTCTTCAGCCCCCACAGCTGGCAGCCGCTGCTGCTGGGCCTGGGTGGCGCCTTCGCCTTCCTGGGCGTGGCCCTGGGCTGGTGGCTCGTGTACGTTTCGGCGCCGCTGCTGCTGATCGGCCTCTTCGGCTGGGTCTTCGAGTACTACCACGGGGAGAACCGCACCCAGTAG
- a CDS encoding Ig-like domain-containing protein has product MSNRPDSPIPGALTPGIPSTSISPAGRNRRRLVKSCAMLLAPLTVGLAACGTSGSTSSDPLASSPYDATDAVAVSAGADSHDVDPEKPLDVTAEGGADKITDVFATDAAGRVLPGDLSADSKHWRSTGPLAAGVRYDLQVSTENDEGAPGRRTLHFETKPQGKHLDVKLGPDNGTYGVGQPLTAELSRRVKNPKQREIIERALRVKSRPHVEGSWHWVDSKELHFRPRSYWPAHASITLTSALKGLKVRKGLYGGSAAPVRMKTGDRIEAIADASSLVMNVKKNGRTVHSMPITTGKAGYETRNGIKVILAKESFVRMTSASIGASDFYDLPVYWATRLTNSGEYVHGAPWSVGSQGVSNTSHGCTGMSSGNARWFFDNVRQGDIVQHVNTAGESMAPFGNGFGDWNMGWKQWRKGSTVDPGKHEGSGPADAARLRPQV; this is encoded by the coding sequence ATGAGTAACAGGCCGGATTCCCCGATTCCCGGGGCCCTGACCCCCGGGATCCCCAGCACCTCCATATCCCCCGCCGGACGGAACAGGCGCCGGCTGGTGAAGAGCTGCGCCATGCTGCTGGCGCCCCTGACCGTGGGGCTCGCCGCCTGCGGCACCAGCGGCAGCACCAGCTCGGACCCGCTCGCCTCCTCTCCCTACGACGCCACGGACGCCGTGGCCGTCAGTGCCGGTGCCGACAGCCACGACGTCGACCCCGAAAAGCCGCTCGATGTCACCGCCGAGGGCGGCGCGGACAAGATCACCGACGTGTTCGCCACCGACGCGGCCGGGCGTGTACTGCCCGGCGACCTGTCGGCCGACAGCAAGCACTGGCGCAGCACCGGCCCGCTGGCCGCCGGCGTGCGCTACGACCTCCAGGTCAGCACCGAGAACGACGAAGGCGCCCCAGGGCGCCGCACGCTGCACTTCGAGACCAAGCCCCAGGGCAAGCACCTCGACGTCAAACTGGGCCCGGACAACGGCACCTATGGCGTCGGGCAGCCCCTCACGGCGGAACTCAGCCGCCGCGTCAAGAACCCGAAACAGCGCGAGATCATCGAGCGCGCACTGCGGGTCAAGTCCAGGCCTCACGTGGAGGGCTCCTGGCACTGGGTGGACAGCAAGGAGCTGCACTTCCGCCCCCGCTCCTACTGGCCCGCGCACGCCTCCATCACGCTCACCTCTGCGCTCAAGGGGCTGAAGGTGCGCAAGGGGCTCTACGGCGGCTCTGCCGCACCCGTTCGGATGAAGACGGGCGACAGGATAGAGGCGATAGCCGACGCCTCGTCGCTGGTGATGAACGTCAAGAAGAACGGCAGGACCGTCCACTCCATGCCGATCACCACGGGCAAGGCGGGCTACGAGACCCGCAACGGCATCAAGGTGATCCTCGCCAAGGAGTCATTCGTACGGATGACGAGCGCCAGCATCGGCGCCTCCGACTTCTACGACCTGCCGGTCTACTGGGCCACCCGGCTCACCAACAGCGGCGAGTACGTGCACGGCGCCCCCTGGTCGGTCGGCTCCCAGGGCGTCTCGAACACCAGCCACGGCTGCACCGGCATGAGCAGCGGAAACGCGCGCTGGTTCTTCGACAACGTCCGCCAGGGCGACATAGTCCAGCACGTCAACACGGCGGGCGAGAGCATGGCGCCCTTCGGCAACGGCTTCGGGGACTGGAACATGGGCTGGAAGCAGTGGCGCAAGGGCAGCACCGTGGACCCCGGCAAGCACGAGGGCAGCGGCCCCGCCGACGCCGCGCGGCTGCGGCCCCAGGTGTGA
- the ctaE gene encoding aa3-type cytochrome oxidase subunit III, which translates to MSVVATATAVETGHAHPSVNRPNLTSVGTIIWLSSELMFFAALFAMYFTLRSVTGADYWKEHAEALNLPFSATNTTILVLSSLTCQLGVFAAERGDVKKLRAWFIVTFIMGAIFIGGQVFEYTELVKEGTSLSSSPYGSVFYLTTGFHGMHVTGGLIAFLFVLGRTYAAKRFTHHQATAAIVVSYYWHFVDVVWIGLFATIYLIR; encoded by the coding sequence ATGTCGGTCGTGGCGACAGCAACAGCAGTAGAAACCGGGCACGCGCACCCGTCGGTCAACCGGCCGAACCTCACCAGTGTCGGAACCATCATTTGGCTGAGTTCCGAGCTGATGTTCTTCGCGGCCCTCTTCGCGATGTACTTCACCCTGCGATCGGTGACGGGCGCCGACTACTGGAAGGAGCACGCAGAGGCGCTGAACCTTCCCTTCTCGGCGACGAACACCACGATCCTGGTGCTTTCCTCCCTGACGTGTCAGCTCGGCGTGTTCGCCGCCGAACGTGGGGACGTGAAGAAGCTCCGGGCGTGGTTCATCGTCACCTTCATCATGGGTGCGATCTTTATCGGCGGCCAGGTCTTCGAATACACGGAGCTGGTGAAGGAGGGCACGTCGCTCTCCTCGAGTCCGTACGGATCGGTGTTCTACCTGACCACCGGGTTCCACGGGATGCACGTGACGGGCGGGCTCATCGCCTTCCTGTTCGTCCTGGGGCGGACCTACGCGGCCAAGCGGTTCACGCACCACCAGGCCACCGCTGCCATCGTCGTGTCCTACTACTGGCACTTCGTCGATGTCGTCTGGATCGGCCTTTTCGCCACGATCTACCTGATCAGGTAA
- the qcrC gene encoding cytochrome bc1 complex diheme cytochrome c subunit, translated as MKKLSARRRHPLAALVVLLFALAATGGLYTAFAPAGEAKAEQESSQSLAIEEGKKLYATGCSSCHGTGGQGTSDGPSLVGVGAAAVDFQVGTGRMPAQQPGAQVPKKKKIYDQDETNQLAAYVASLGSGPSQPNKKMYDPSGADVAKGGELFRNNCSQCHNFTGEGGALTHGKFAPDLADVDEKHIYEAMQTGPQNMPSFTDGALPEKDKRDIVAYVKEVNSDKSESPGGFKLGGFGPVSEGLFAWVFGLGALIATAVWVAARTAKAKKS; from the coding sequence GTGAAAAAGCTCTCCGCACGACGGCGCCATCCGCTGGCGGCGCTCGTCGTTCTACTCTTCGCGCTGGCGGCCACCGGGGGGCTGTACACCGCGTTCGCTCCTGCGGGTGAGGCCAAGGCCGAGCAGGAGTCGAGTCAGTCCCTCGCCATCGAGGAGGGCAAGAAGCTCTACGCCACCGGCTGCTCCAGCTGCCACGGAACCGGCGGCCAGGGGACCAGTGACGGTCCGAGCCTGGTCGGCGTCGGAGCCGCGGCGGTGGACTTCCAGGTCGGCACCGGCCGCATGCCGGCCCAGCAGCCGGGCGCCCAGGTGCCCAAGAAGAAGAAGATCTACGACCAGGACGAGACGAACCAGCTCGCCGCGTACGTCGCCTCACTGGGCTCCGGTCCGAGCCAGCCCAACAAGAAGATGTACGACCCGAGCGGGGCGGATGTCGCCAAGGGCGGTGAACTCTTCCGCAACAACTGCTCGCAGTGCCACAACTTCACCGGTGAGGGCGGCGCGCTCACCCACGGCAAGTTCGCCCCGGACCTGGCAGACGTCGATGAGAAGCACATCTACGAGGCCATGCAGACCGGCCCCCAGAACATGCCCTCCTTCACCGACGGTGCGCTCCCCGAGAAGGACAAGCGGGACATCGTCGCGTACGTGAAGGAGGTCAACAGCGACAAGTCGGAGAGCCCCGGCGGGTTCAAGCTCGGTGGCTTCGGCCCCGTCAGTGAGGGCCTGTTCGCCTGGGTCTTCGGTCTCGGCGCGCTGATCGCCACCGCTGTCTGGGTCGCCGCGCGGACCGCAAAGGCCAAGAAGTCATGA
- the qcrA gene encoding cytochrome bc1 complex Rieske iron-sulfur subunit — MSSQTGPHENVSDENLPSAQEEAHGAVAVKDDPFADPGLPPHEHRIQDIDERAAKRSERAVAFLFTLSMLATVAFIASFVAFPIDKIVYVWPLGHISALNLALGLTLGVALFCIGAGAVHWARTLMSDEEMVDERHAVAAEPEVREKVLADFKQGAKESAFGRRKLIRNTMFGAMALVPLSGVVLLRDLGPLPEDKLRHTLWKKGKLLVNENTNEPLRPEDIAVGSLAFAKPEGLEVHDEEFQEEIAKAALMIVRLEPKDIKDKRELDWSHEGIVAFSKICTHVGCPVSLYEQQTHHVLCPCHQSTFDLSDGARVLFGPAGHRLPQLKISVNKDGFLEAQGDFAEPVGPAFWERG; from the coding sequence ATGAGTAGCCAGACTGGACCACACGAGAACGTGTCAGACGAGAACCTGCCCAGTGCGCAGGAAGAAGCCCATGGCGCGGTAGCGGTCAAGGACGATCCGTTCGCGGATCCCGGCCTGCCCCCCCATGAGCACCGCATCCAGGACATCGACGAGCGGGCGGCCAAGCGCTCCGAGCGTGCCGTCGCCTTCCTCTTCACGCTGTCCATGCTGGCCACGGTGGCCTTCATCGCCTCCTTCGTGGCCTTCCCGATCGACAAGATCGTTTATGTCTGGCCGCTCGGGCACATCAGCGCGCTGAACCTCGCGCTGGGGCTCACCCTCGGCGTGGCCCTCTTCTGCATCGGTGCCGGCGCGGTCCACTGGGCCCGCACGCTGATGTCCGACGAGGAGATGGTCGACGAGCGGCACGCCGTCGCGGCCGAGCCGGAGGTGCGCGAGAAGGTCCTCGCGGACTTCAAGCAGGGCGCGAAGGAGTCGGCCTTCGGGCGCAGGAAGCTCATCCGCAACACGATGTTCGGAGCCATGGCCCTGGTGCCGCTCTCCGGCGTCGTCCTGCTGCGCGACCTGGGCCCGCTGCCCGAGGACAAGCTGCGGCACACGCTGTGGAAGAAGGGCAAGCTGCTCGTCAACGAGAACACCAACGAGCCGCTGCGTCCCGAGGACATCGCGGTCGGCTCGCTGGCCTTCGCCAAGCCGGAGGGCCTGGAGGTGCACGACGAGGAGTTCCAGGAGGAGATCGCCAAGGCGGCCCTGATGATCGTCCGGCTGGAGCCGAAGGACATCAAGGACAAGCGCGAGCTGGACTGGTCCCACGAGGGGATCGTCGCCTTCTCGAAGATCTGCACGCACGTCGGCTGCCCGGTCAGCCTCTACGAGCAGCAGACCCACCATGTGCTCTGCCCCTGCCATCAGTCGACGTTCGATCTGTCCGACGGTGCGCGGGTGCTCTTCGGTCCGGCCGGCCACCGGCTGCCGCAGCTCAAGATCAGCGTCAACAAGGACGGCTTCCTCGAAGCGCAGGGCGACTTCGCGGAGCCCGTCGGTCCGGCCTTCTGGGAGCGCGGATGA
- the qcrB gene encoding cytochrome bc1 complex cytochrome b subunit, whose translation MSTATDTRGSAAAEGKKKAPAGERVADWADGRLGIYSLAKANMRKIFPDHWSFMLGEVALYSFIIIILTGVYLTLFFHPSMNEVEYHGSYVPMQGVLMSEAFASTLDISFDVRGGLLVRQIHHWAALIFLAAMFVHMMRVFFTGAFRKPREVNWLFGFLLFVLGMFTGFTGYSLPDDLLSGTGVRFMEGAILSVPIVGTYLSMFLFGGEFPGHDFVARFYSVHILLLPGIMLGLLVAHLILVFYHKHTQFAGPGRTNKNVVGMPLLPVYMAKAGGFFFLVFGVIAAISALFTINPIWVLGPYRPDHVSTNAQPDWYMGFTEGLVRVMPGWEINLWGHTLVIGVLIPLLLLPVVLGALAVYPFIESWVTGDKREHHIADRPRNAPTRTAFGVAWIAWYFVCLVGGGNDLWATHFHLSLNAISWFVRIGFFVVPVVVFIITKRICLGLQRRDHAKVLHGRESGTIKRLPHGEFVEIHEPLSQEQLHTLTAHEQYKPAEIGAETDENGVERKLSRGQKMRARLSKGYFGEAGQIPKPTREEYREIESGHGHH comes from the coding sequence ATGAGTACTGCAACCGATACCCGGGGCAGCGCGGCTGCCGAGGGCAAGAAGAAGGCACCCGCGGGTGAGCGGGTCGCCGACTGGGCCGACGGACGGCTGGGCATCTACAGCCTGGCCAAGGCCAACATGCGCAAGATCTTCCCGGACCACTGGTCCTTCATGCTGGGTGAGGTCGCGCTCTACAGCTTCATCATCATCATCCTGACCGGCGTCTATCTGACGCTGTTCTTCCACCCGTCGATGAACGAGGTGGAGTACCACGGTTCCTATGTGCCGATGCAGGGTGTCCTGATGTCCGAGGCGTTCGCCTCGACGCTGGACATCAGCTTCGACGTGCGCGGCGGTCTGCTCGTACGGCAGATCCACCACTGGGCGGCGCTGATCTTCCTCGCGGCGATGTTCGTGCACATGATGCGCGTCTTCTTCACCGGCGCCTTCCGCAAGCCGCGCGAGGTCAACTGGCTGTTCGGCTTCCTGCTGTTCGTGCTGGGCATGTTCACCGGCTTCACCGGCTACTCGCTCCCGGACGACCTGCTGTCCGGCACCGGCGTCCGCTTCATGGAGGGCGCGATCCTGTCCGTGCCGATCGTCGGCACGTACCTCTCGATGTTCCTGTTCGGCGGGGAGTTCCCCGGGCACGACTTCGTGGCGCGGTTCTACTCGGTCCACATCCTGCTGTTGCCCGGCATCATGCTGGGCTTGCTGGTGGCGCACCTGATCCTGGTCTTCTACCACAAGCACACGCAGTTCGCGGGCCCCGGACGGACCAACAAGAACGTCGTCGGCATGCCGCTGCTGCCGGTCTACATGGCCAAGGCCGGAGGCTTCTTCTTCCTGGTCTTCGGTGTGATCGCGGCCATCTCGGCGCTCTTCACGATCAACCCGATCTGGGTGCTGGGCCCCTACCGGCCCGACCACGTGTCCACGAACGCGCAGCCCGACTGGTACATGGGCTTCACAGAGGGCCTGGTCCGGGTCATGCCGGGGTGGGAGATCAACCTGTGGGGTCACACGCTGGTGATAGGCGTACTCATCCCGCTGCTGCTCCTGCCGGTGGTGCTGGGTGCCCTCGCGGTCTATCCGTTCATCGAGTCGTGGGTGACCGGCGACAAGCGCGAGCACCACATCGCGGACCGGCCGCGGAACGCGCCGACGCGTACCGCGTTCGGTGTGGCCTGGATCGCGTGGTACTTCGTGTGCCTGGTGGGCGGCGGTAACGACCTGTGGGCCACCCACTTCCACTTGTCGCTCAACGCCATCTCATGGTTCGTCCGGATCGGCTTCTTCGTCGTACCGGTCGTGGTCTTCATCATCACGAAGCGCATCTGTCTCGGCCTTCAGCGCAGGGACCACGCCAAGGTGCTGCACGGGCGGGAGAGCGGCACCATCAAGCGGCTGCCGCACGGTGAGTTCGTGGAGATCCACGAGCCGCTCTCGCAGGAGCAGCTGCACACGCTCACGGCGCACGAGCAGTACAAGCCGGCCGAGATCGGGGCGGAGACCGACGAGAACGGCGTCGAGCGGAAGCTCTCGCGGGGCCAGAAGATGCGGGCCCGGCTCTCGAAGGGGTACTTCGGCGAGGCGGGGCAGATTCCCAAGCCCACGCGGGAGGAGTACCGCGAGATCGAGAGTGGCCACGGCCACCACTGA